A genomic region of Herbaspirillum sp. DW155 contains the following coding sequences:
- a CDS encoding YbdD/YjiX family protein, which yields MSKPGALAQLMAWRRQVGRTLNLMVGMPEYDTYVAHMKAAHPDHCVMTYEEFFRERQEARYGGKGRVGRCC from the coding sequence ATGAGCAAACCTGGCGCACTGGCGCAACTGATGGCCTGGCGGCGCCAGGTCGGCCGCACGCTGAACCTGATGGTAGGCATGCCGGAATATGACACCTACGTGGCCCATATGAAGGCGGCCCATCCGGATCATTGCGTGATGACCTATGAAGAATTCTTCCGGGAACGGCAAGAAGCCCGTTACGGCGGCAAGGGGCGGGTGGGGCGTTGCTGTTGA
- a CDS encoding carbon starvation CstA family protein, with product MNRLVSRLGWLAVALGGAGACAYVALQRGESINAVWLVVASVCVYLIAYRFYSKFIAERVLGLDGTRMTPAYKFNDGLDYVPTNKYVLFGHHFAAIAGAGPLVGPVLAAQMGYLPGMLWILAGVVFAGAVQDFMVLFISTRRDGRSLGDLIKSELGQVPGVIALFGAFMIMVIILAVLALIVVKALAESPWGTFTVAATIPIALFMGVYSRYIRPGRIGEVSWIGFVLLMLAIVGGQYVQEHAVLGQLFTFNGKQLTWMLIGYGFVASVLPVWLLLAPRDYLSTFLKIGTIVALALGIIFIAPHMKMHAVTRFIDGSGPVWSGSLFPFLFITIACGAVSGFHALISSGTTPKLLENEKHARFIGYGAMLMESFVAIMALIAASCIEPGIYFAMNSPAALIGTTPENVAQVISQWGFHITPEMLTHTAQAVGEHTIISRAGGAPTLAVGMAQILSGVTGEAMMAFWYHFAILFEALFILTAVDAGTRAGRFMLQDLLGAFIPPMKRTDSWAASLTATGLCVTGWGYFLYQGVVDPLGGINTLWPLFGISNQMLAGIALILATCVLFKMKRDRFAWVTVLPTAWLLICTLTAGWQKVFDANPRVGFLAHASKYQAALDEGRLLAPAKSVEQMRQVIFNDYVDAGLAAMFMLVVVSVLVFGLRTVLKARAAHQPSVKESAYQALPASAVAPQ from the coding sequence ATGAACCGCTTGGTTTCCAGACTGGGCTGGCTGGCCGTCGCCCTGGGCGGCGCCGGGGCCTGCGCCTACGTCGCATTGCAGCGCGGCGAATCGATCAATGCCGTCTGGCTGGTCGTGGCCTCGGTGTGCGTCTACCTGATCGCCTATCGCTTCTACAGCAAATTCATCGCCGAGCGTGTGCTGGGCCTGGATGGCACCCGCATGACACCGGCCTACAAGTTCAACGATGGTCTGGACTACGTGCCGACCAACAAGTACGTGCTCTTCGGCCATCACTTCGCCGCCATCGCCGGCGCCGGTCCGCTGGTGGGACCGGTGCTGGCCGCGCAGATGGGCTATCTGCCGGGCATGCTGTGGATCCTGGCCGGCGTGGTCTTTGCCGGTGCGGTGCAGGATTTCATGGTGCTGTTCATCTCCACCCGCCGCGACGGCCGCTCGCTGGGCGACCTGATCAAGTCCGAACTGGGCCAGGTGCCGGGCGTGATTGCCTTGTTCGGTGCCTTCATGATCATGGTCATCATCCTGGCGGTGCTGGCGCTGATCGTGGTCAAGGCATTAGCCGAGTCGCCCTGGGGTACCTTCACGGTGGCTGCGACCATTCCCATCGCGCTCTTCATGGGCGTCTATTCGCGCTACATCCGTCCGGGCCGCATCGGTGAAGTGTCCTGGATCGGCTTCGTGCTGCTGATGCTGGCCATCGTCGGCGGCCAGTATGTGCAGGAACATGCCGTGCTGGGCCAACTGTTCACCTTCAACGGCAAGCAGCTGACCTGGATGCTGATCGGCTACGGCTTCGTGGCCTCGGTGCTGCCGGTGTGGCTGCTGCTGGCGCCGCGCGATTATCTGTCGACCTTCCTGAAGATCGGCACCATCGTGGCGCTGGCGCTGGGCATCATCTTCATTGCCCCGCACATGAAGATGCATGCGGTGACGCGCTTCATCGACGGCAGTGGTCCGGTATGGTCGGGTTCGCTGTTCCCGTTCCTGTTCATCACCATCGCCTGCGGTGCGGTCTCGGGCTTCCATGCGCTGATCTCGTCGGGCACCACGCCCAAGCTGCTGGAAAACGAAAAGCACGCCCGCTTCATCGGCTATGGCGCCATGCTGATGGAATCCTTCGTGGCCATCATGGCGCTGATTGCGGCCTCCTGCATCGAGCCGGGCATCTACTTCGCCATGAACAGTCCGGCCGCGCTGATCGGCACCACGCCCGAGAACGTGGCCCAGGTGATCTCGCAATGGGGCTTCCACATCACGCCCGAGATGCTGACCCATACCGCCCAGGCGGTGGGTGAACATACCATCATCTCGCGCGCCGGCGGCGCGCCTACCCTGGCCGTGGGCATGGCCCAGATTCTCTCCGGTGTGACGGGGGAGGCGATGATGGCCTTCTGGTATCACTTCGCCATCCTGTTCGAGGCGCTGTTCATCCTCACCGCCGTGGATGCCGGTACCCGCGCCGGCCGCTTCATGCTGCAGGACTTGCTGGGCGCCTTCATCCCGCCCATGAAGCGCACCGACTCCTGGGCCGCCAGCCTGACCGCTACCGGCCTGTGCGTGACCGGCTGGGGTTATTTCCTCTACCAGGGCGTGGTCGATCCGCTGGGCGGCATCAACACCTTGTGGCCGCTGTTCGGCATCTCCAACCAGATGCTGGCCGGTATCGCCCTGATCCTGGCGACCTGCGTGCTGTTCAAGATGAAGCGGGACCGCTTCGCCTGGGTCACCGTGCTGCCCACTGCATGGCTGCTGATCTGCACCCTGACCGCCGGCTGGCAGAAGGTCTTTGATGCCAACCCGCGCGTGGGCTTCCTGGCGCACGCCAGCAAGTACCAGGCGGCGCTGGACGAAGGCAGGCTGCTGGCCCCGGCCAAGTCCGTCGAGCAGATGCGCCAGGTGATCTTCAACGACTACGTGGATGCCGGTCTGGCCGCGATGTTCATGCTGGTGGTGGTGAGCGTGCTGGTGTTTGGTCTGCGTACCGTCCTGAAGGCGCGCGCTGCCCATCAGCCCAGCGTCAAGGAATCGGCCTACCAGGCCCTGCCGGCCAGTGCAGTGGCGCCGCAGTGA